From a region of the Fusarium verticillioides 7600 chromosome 9, whole genome shotgun sequence genome:
- a CDS encoding CMGC/SRPK protein kinase, translating to MIKPTSLRPISQRPVAWSITFTSYNPLYKRRRHQSQMAAQKYKCGVDAEPLHRYEAGGYHPLALDDVLEGGRYKILHKLGWGSYSTTWAAKDQRDDLYVALKVATSEAKESRELKVLQAVSSLPNNHPGWHYVNKMLDHFTLVGPNGSHDCLVLELVGPNVADIVDKHLKDSRLPSNAARLFSKQILQGLDFLSASNICHGDIHTRNLALTIPNLHSLSERDFIAKLGEPDTGLVLGPDDEPLPKNLPTQIVRPASFRHREVQRILAEPSIKIIDFGEAFLSDDAPSTLHSPLPVRAPEIVFGDKLDHRVDLWSTGCLIFELITGQPQFDVIMLTPPILVERMIELIDDELPPRWRAKWQAMQGTPTPPDDGMSLHSWLEEVYFDTDKTAEFTKTDLKRAAELIARLMRFEP from the exons ATGATAAAACCAACTTCTCTGAGACCGATTAGCCAGAGACCCGTGGCGTGGTCAATCACTTTTACTTCCTACAATCCACTGTATAAGCGCCGTCGACACCAGTCTCAAATGGCAGCACAAAAATATAAATGCGGCGTTGATGCAGAACCGCTGCATCGTTACGAAGCTGGTGGCTACCATCCCCTGGCTCTGGACGATGTCTTAGAAGGTGGGCGATATAAAATCCTCCATAAGCTAGGCTGGGGTAGCTACTCTACTACATGGGCTGCAAAAGACCAGAG AGATGATCTTTATGTTGCCCTCAAGGTGGCAACATCTGAAGCGAAAGAGAGCAGGGAGCTTAAAGTGCTACAAGctgtttcttctctgcccAACAATCACCCTGGGTGGCATTATGTGAATAAAATGCTAGACCATTTCACCCTTGTTGGCCCCAACGGTTCACACGATTGTTtggtccttgaacttgtcgGCCCTAACGTTGCAGATATTGTTGACAAACACCTCAAGGATTCCAGACTTCCTTCGAATGCCGCGAGATTGTTCTCCAAGCAGATTCTTCAAGGGCTTGATTTTCTTTCTGCTAGCAACATTTGCCATGGCG ATATTCATACAAGAAATCTGGCTTTAACGATACCAAACTTACATTCACTTAGTGAGAGAGATTTTAtagccaagcttggtgaacCCGACACAGGTTTGGTATTGGGACCCGATGACGAGCCTCTACCAAAGAATCTGCCTACGCAAATTGTCAGACCTGCATCCTTTAGACACCGAGAGGTTCAGCGTATACTAGCTGAGCCATCGATCAAAATTATTGATTTCGGTGAAGCATTTCTTAGCGATGATGCGCCAAGCACGTTACATAGCCCGCTACCAGTGCGCGCTCCAGAAATTGTTTTCGGAGACAAGCTCGATCACCGTGTTGACCTTTGGAGCACTGGCTGTTTA ATCTTTGAACTTATTACTGGTCAGCCGCAATTCGATGTCATAATGTTAACTCCCCCAATTCTCGTTGAGCGAATGATTGAGCTCATCGATGATGAATTGCCGCCAAGATGGCGAGCCAAATGGCAAGCAATGCAAGGCACGCCAACACCACCGGATGATGGTATGAGCCTTCACAGTTGGTTGGAGGaggtttattttgataccgATAAGACGGCAGAGTTCACGAAAACTGATCTTAAGCGAGCGGCAGAGCTCATCGCACGTCTCATGAGGTTCGAGCCTTGA